One window from the genome of Pseudanabaena yagii GIHE-NHR1 encodes:
- a CDS encoding ABC transporter ATP-binding protein — protein MAKILLEVNHLSKRFCSDPKLALRYTIQDIFWEFRRRAEGENYLRQGEFWSLYDVNLQLKAGEVLGLVGHNGAGKSTLINLITGILRPTLGEVRWNTNQVVMIDNQSGLNAVQTGRENIYNKLSMYGVNEQQIKKNIHNIIDYSGIESFIDAPVGTYSTGMRLRLAFSIYTQLHPDIFIIDEALGGGDIRFQQKFQIYLRDYVEKGGAILLVSHQIPQIKSLCHRVILLNQGQVYDTGEPDTIIHTYNELIEQSYSQSIDNNLSQQANKDEDLITGEKFGTVKIEQVEVVATDGKEIFPGSQVQIQLTCHSQLDKYPILIGFALRKDELFLMANMTGIYGDQHYQIKAGQNEFRCTINQLPLLPGKYQLEVYVVDYDTHDILGRKGIRDQLYSFEVKGLADPSLNFSRSSKCLFHIPVQWE, from the coding sequence ATGGCAAAAATACTATTAGAAGTAAATCATTTATCAAAACGATTTTGCAGTGATCCCAAGTTAGCATTACGTTATACAATTCAGGATATTTTTTGGGAGTTTCGTCGCAGAGCAGAAGGAGAAAATTATCTTCGCCAGGGGGAATTTTGGTCTCTTTACGATGTCAATCTACAACTAAAAGCTGGGGAAGTACTGGGATTAGTTGGACATAATGGGGCAGGGAAAAGTACATTAATTAACTTAATTACGGGAATTTTGCGCCCTACTTTGGGTGAGGTGAGATGGAATACCAATCAAGTGGTAATGATAGACAATCAATCTGGATTAAATGCTGTGCAAACAGGAAGAGAAAACATCTACAACAAATTATCAATGTATGGAGTTAATGAACAGCAAATTAAGAAAAATATTCATAATATTATTGATTATTCAGGTATTGAAAGCTTTATTGACGCACCTGTGGGTACATACAGTACAGGGATGCGCTTGCGGTTAGCATTTTCTATTTATACGCAACTGCATCCAGATATTTTTATCATAGATGAAGCTTTAGGGGGAGGAGATATTCGCTTTCAGCAGAAGTTTCAAATTTATCTGAGAGACTATGTTGAAAAGGGTGGAGCTATACTACTGGTTTCTCATCAAATACCTCAAATTAAATCACTTTGTCACCGTGTCATTCTTTTGAATCAGGGACAAGTATATGACACAGGCGAACCAGATACGATAATTCACACTTACAATGAATTGATAGAACAGAGTTATTCCCAGTCAATAGACAATAATCTATCCCAACAAGCCAATAAAGATGAAGATTTAATAACAGGAGAAAAATTTGGTACAGTTAAAATTGAACAAGTGGAGGTAGTTGCCACCGATGGGAAAGAAATTTTTCCAGGTAGTCAAGTTCAAATTCAATTAACTTGTCATTCACAACTTGATAAATACCCAATTCTTATTGGTTTTGCTTTAAGAAAAGATGAACTTTTTCTGATGGCAAATATGACTGGGATTTATGGAGATCAGCATTATCAAATAAAAGCAGGACAAAATGAATTTAGATGCACAATTAATCAATTGCCTCTCCTCCCAGGAAAATATCAGTTAGAAGTATATGTTGTGGACTATGACACCCATGACATTTTAGGAAGAAAAGGGATCAGGGATCAACTTTACAGCTTTGAGGTTAAAGGTTTGGCAGACCCTAGTTTGAATTTTTCTCGAAGTTCTAAATGCCTATTTCATATTCCAGTACAATGGGAATAG
- a CDS encoding ABC transporter permease, with translation MNLLYPQSQQSSSDLSYPVKINSARSQLFSVRTFLAGAWLDLQASSGFAKRLFLQNIAQRYRYSSLGLFWAFVPSALVAILLTLGQRDRIPILIGGQVPPQVYGVFGVVMAQTFLEALNIQCSSLTRYIHLLARQKIPIEGIMIAGLAESTFSFLMRFPVLVAILLVFNITPSITFILALLGIILIIGLGSGLGLLLAPCNSLTKDLENVIQVFPWVLFLVTPVFVVIQPGTWLYFVQICNPLTYIFEAVRFLTYGVGSINPLALFLLMPLTILLMLGSWLFCRLCLPHIIERSLA, from the coding sequence ACCCTGTCAAGATTAATAGCGCTAGAAGTCAGTTATTTTCAGTTAGAACATTTCTGGCAGGTGCATGGCTGGATTTGCAAGCCTCATCTGGCTTTGCCAAGCGTCTGTTTTTACAAAATATAGCCCAACGTTATCGTTATTCATCTCTTGGCTTATTTTGGGCTTTTGTGCCTTCAGCTTTAGTCGCTATATTACTGACATTGGGACAGCGAGATCGCATTCCGATTTTAATTGGTGGGCAAGTTCCACCTCAAGTTTATGGTGTCTTTGGAGTAGTTATGGCACAGACCTTTCTGGAAGCATTGAATATTCAGTGTAGTTCTCTTACGCGATACATTCACTTATTAGCCCGACAAAAAATCCCTATAGAAGGGATAATGATAGCTGGTTTAGCAGAGTCTACTTTTAGCTTTTTGATGCGATTTCCAGTGTTAGTAGCTATTTTGTTAGTTTTTAATATTACTCCTAGTATAACATTTATTCTAGCGCTATTAGGTATTATATTAATTATTGGATTAGGTTCTGGTTTGGGTTTATTATTAGCTCCTTGTAATTCTTTAACTAAAGATTTAGAAAATGTGATACAGGTTTTTCCTTGGGTTCTATTTCTCGTTACTCCTGTCTTTGTCGTCATCCAACCAGGAACTTGGCTTTACTTCGTGCAAATATGTAATCCTTTAACTTACATATTTGAAGCTGTAAGATTTTTAACTTATGGTGTTGGTTCAATTAATCCTTTGGCTTTATTTCTATTAATGCCTCTAACAATATTATTGATGTTAGGAAGTTGGTTGTTTTGCCGCCTGTGTTTACCTCATATAATTGAAAGATCTCTAGCTTAA